One Labeo rohita strain BAU-BD-2019 chromosome 12, IGBB_LRoh.1.0, whole genome shotgun sequence genomic region harbors:
- the tectb gene encoding beta-tectorin, with the protein MLYEMAAVGILFIVLPMTWACAPQKADYVMVSCFPNAIIANVPECPYGWEIGQLSLGGVCYSGINTPGFYRFTIPDLTPKNHSYCGTLSEYVGGKDPRYIFYNSIVSNDSSLTVRNQPVNYTFSCTYKAAYLVNNAVFSQRVATVYVNNGSLGSFKSQLSMNVFTNSKFLYAKDAPYVIDTSEIGSEVFIGIEAKGLSNRFKVVITNCWATPTPYSTDRKRWTLIQNSCSLDNTVTIFENAKDSRSMFKFNSFRFQRLEKVSTVWLHCEVQVCDGEKLFCQPTPCTSRSTEFEPDPNGGILTMEFQVRAQHSSSYIHPAGPFLCLLSIFLLNEFLGYFSW; encoded by the exons ATG CTTTATGAAATGGCAGCTGTTGGTATTCTCTTCATTGTCCTCCCCATGACGTGGGCCTGTGCCCCTCAAAAAGCTG ATTACGTCATGGTGTCATGTTTTCCCAATGCCATCATTGCGAACGTGCCAGAATGTCCGTATGGATGGGAGATCGGCCAGCTGTCCCTGGGTGGCGTGTGTTACAGCGGCATTAACACCCCGGGCTTTTATCGTTTCACTATTCCAGACCTGACTCCTAAAAATCACTCGTACTGCGGCACCCTGTCTGAG TATGTAGGAGGCAAAGACCCACGGTACATATTCTACAACTCTATAGTGTCCAACGACTCCTCTCTCACAGTCCGGAACCAGCCCGTCAACTACACATTCAGTTGCACTTACAAAGCGGCTTATCTGGTCAACAATGCCGTTTTTAGCCAAAG AGTGGCAACAGTTTATGTCAACAACGGGAGTTTAGGTTCTTTTAAGTCTCAGTTGTCTATGAATGTGTTCACA AACTCAAAGTTCCTCTATGCAAAGGATGCACCATATGTGATTGACACATCTGAGATCGGATCTGAGGTGTTCATTGGCATTGAAGCAAAAGGACTGAGTAATCG ATTCAAAGTAGTAATAACAAATTGCTGGGCAACACCCACTCCATATTCAACAGACAGGAAACGGTGGACTTTAATTCAGAACAG TTGCTCCTTAGACAACACAGTCACCATATTTGAAAATGCCAAAGATAGTCGGTCAATGTTCAAGTTCAACTCGTTCCGCTTCCAGCGGCTAGAGAAAGTGTCCACCGTGTGGCTCCACTGTGAGGTCCAAGTATGTGACGGAGAGAAGCTATTCTGTCAACCG ACTCCATGTACATCAAGAAGCACTGAATTTGAACCGGATCCAAATGGAGGGATCCTGACCATGGAGTTTCAAGTTAGAG CACAACACTCCTCTAGTTATATCCATCCCGCAG GCCCATTTCTGTGTCTCCTGTCCATATTTCTACTGAATGAATTTTTAGGATACTTCAGTTGGTAA
- the gucy2g gene encoding guanylate cyclase 2G, protein MSGGLDLDISGPTRWWALIFASLSALTNAVICNKSTQYKLTVGLQAPRNISYPFSLLRLGSAMQIAIDKINANPSLSGNFTFDFVYIDTDCNAKLSLQGFIDQVINQNVSALFGPPCPEEAEVTGLIASTWNIPMFGFVGQTPKMDNIQVYDTYIKIVPPLKRVGEILLKTLEFFGWKYVGMIGGGADTNTWDSVDALWKSVEQQLRSKVTVTAGIKFDTSDPELAQRNLQIISKVARVVVVLANAEDTTSLMTEAQKQGLMNGEYVFLLVQQFEVSGKVDNLWKSLGDANKTAMLKAFDMVFVLAQKSYEGYDYYDFFEQAYERIKGAPFYSNLSSEKEVSSYAAYLHDAVLLYAMGLKEAFKNGKDIRHGKDILQKLRDRTNIRFYGASGLVHFDEYGERNLDYSVYDLQQTETSINFVSVLDFDSHTKMIKTTSRFSNIVWQSGKPPLDNPACGFNNELCEWLDNEISLLVLLVALPLFGVAAVALITLLTLQKTRLQSRLDESNWWLIDYSDITILREPKGMQTLSVSTTPSKCGSGGSQSMLSSNSCSTKEAVYATVGLYQGNEVGIKYLKNQLLSDIKKPSIIAELNMLKEMKHENLVQFFGVCIEPPNVCIVMQYCKKGSLKDVFGNSEIELDWMFKLSFAYDIVNGMEYIHKSSLKSHGNLRPSTCLVDSRLQIKLSGFGLWEFKHGTKHRLIPLENPKYEEMYYTAPEFLREVYYPFNGTQKGDVFSFAIIMRELIYSTEVGPYHDVHLEPKEIIKQLRTPMSEEPLRPTLSVDICDERLIPLLKACWSENPDHRPQFTSIRRQLREACPESHANILDNMVNKLEKYANHLEEVVEERTNQLTAEKSRADKLLSSMLPKYIADQLMSGKPVEPTSYDMVTIFFSDIVGFTTMCSISSALEVVTLLNDLYSLFDEIIKLYDVYKVETIGDAYMVASGLPISNGTRHAEEISTMALHFLSAIKRFKIRHLPNEKLALRIGINSGPVVAGVVGSTMPRYCLFGDTVNTASRMESNSLPLRIHVSQSTADILFKMGNFELEERGDIEIKGKGTQKTFWLLSKSGFSFPPTGQECNASPKSGTDSCPVISKQEKTKATPMNDGERRAIQRTSAMAKMTEMHTLTVPDM, encoded by the exons ATGTCAGGAGGATTAGATTTAGACATAAGTGGACCCACACGATGGTGGGCACTGATTTTTGCTTCTTTATCAGCTCTTACAAACGCTGTCATTTGCAACAAATCAACCCAGTACAAGCTTACGGTTGGCCTTCAAGCTCCTCGGAACATTTCTTACCCTTTCAGTTTGCTTAGGTTGGGGTCTGCAATGCAGATAGCCATAGACAAGATCAACGCAAATCCATCTCTGAGTGGAAATTTTACCTTTGACTTCGTGTACATAGACACAGACTGTAACGCAAAACTTTCACTTCAGGGATTCATCGATCAagtaataaatcaaaatgtgtcAGCACTATTTGGTCCACCCTGTCCTGAGGAGGCTGAA GTCACTGGGCTCATAGCATCCACATGGAACATTCCCATGTTCGGCTTTGTTGGCCAGACGCCAAAAATGGATAACATTCAGGTGTATGACACCTATATAAAAATTGTACCTCCACTTAAAAGGGTTGGAGAAATCCTTCTTAAAACACTGGAATTCTTTGGATGGAAGTATGTTGGTATGATCGGAGGCGGTGCGGATACAAACACATGGGACAGTGTTGATGCTCTCTGGAAGTCTGTTGAACAGCAACTCAGGTCCAAAGTGACAGTGACAGCTGGCATCAAGTTTGATACCAGTGACCCAGAATTGGCACAGAGAAACTTGCAGATCATCTCTAAAGTCGCAAGAG TGGTGGTTGTGCTTGCTAATGCTGAAGACACCACTTCTTTGATGACAGAAGCTCAGAAACAAGGTCTAATGAATGGAGAGTATGTTTTCCTTCTGGTTCAGCAGTTTGAGGTCAGTGGCAAAGTG GACAACCTGTGGAAGTCATTGGGTGatgcaaataaaacagcaatgcTGAAGGCTTTTGACATGGTGTTTGTACTCGCTCAGAAGTCTTATGAAGGATATGACTACTATGACTTCTTCGAGCAGGCTTATGAGAGAATAAAAGGGGCTCCTTTTTACAGCAACCTGTCATCAGAAAAAGAG GTAAGCTCATACGCTGCCTATTTACATGACGCTGTTCTACTTTATGCCATGGGCCTTAAAGAAGCCTTTAAAAATGGTAAAGACATCCGTCATGGAAAAGACATTCTCCAGAAGCTCAGAGACAGGACCAACATTAGGTTTTATG gggCTTCAGGTCTGGTTCACTTTGATGAATATGGAGAGCGGAACCTTGACTATTCAGTATATGACCTACAACAAACAGAAACTAGCATAAACTTTGTCTCTGTTTTGGACTTTGACAGCCATACGAAAATGATCAA AACCACATCAAGGTTTTCTAACATCGTTTGGCAAAGTGGAAAACCTCCACTAGATAACCCAGCCTGTGGATTCAATAATGAGCTCTGTGAATGGTTAGATAATG AGATATCTCTGCTGGTACTGCTGGTGGCTTTGCCTCTGTTTGGAGTGGCAGCGGTGGCTTTGATCACTTTGCTGACTCTACAGAAGACACGTCTACAATCTCGCCTGGATGAGTCCAACTGGTGGCTTATAGACTACAGTGACATAACTATCCTCAGAGAGCCCAAA gGAATGCAAACACTGTCTGTAAGCACAACACCAAGCAAATGTGGAAGTGGTGGCTCTCAGTCCATGCTCTCCTCCAACAGCTGTAGTACTAAAGAAGCCGTCTATGCTACTGTTGGACTCTATCAG GGAAACGAGGTAGGGATCAAGTATTTGAAAAATCAGTTACTTAGTGATATCAAGAAACCATCGATCATTGCAGAGTTGAACATG CTAAAAGAAATGAAACACGAGAACCTTGTACAGTTCTTCGGGGTGTGTATCGAGCCACCAAATGTCTGTATCGTCATGCAGTACTGCAAGAAAGGAAGCTTGAAG GATGTTTTCGGGAACAGTGAAATTGAGCTGGACTGGATGTTCAAACTGTCCTTTGCCTATGACATTGTTAAT GGCATGGAGTACATACATAAGAGCAGTCTGAAGTCTCATGGAAATCTGAGGCCAAGTACATGTCTGGTGGACAGCAGGTTGCAGATCAAACTTTCTGGCTTTGGCCTTTGGGAGTTCAAACACGGCACCAAACACAGACTGATCCCACTGGAGAATCCAAAGTACGAGGAGATGTACTACACTGCTCCTGAGTTTTTGAGAGAGGTCTACTATCCATTCAATGGGACCCAGAAAGGAGACGTCTTTAGCTTTGCCATAATCATGCGAGAGCTGATTTACAGTACAGAAGTGGGACCATATCACGATGTTCATCTGGAACCAAAAG AGATTATCAAGCAGTTAAGGACGCCTATGAGCGAGGAGCCCCTTAGACCAACCTTGTCTGTTGACATCTGCGATGAACGTCTTATCCCATTGCTAAAAGCCTGCTGGAGTGAGAACCCAGACCACAGACCCCAATTCACTAGTATCAGGAGACAACTGCGTGAGGCATGCCCTGAAAG CCATGCCAACATCCTGGACAACATGGTAAACAAGCTGGAGAAATATGCCAATCACCTGGAAGAAGTCGTGGaggagagaaccaatcagctcACAGCAGAAAAGAGCAGAGCTGATAAGCTTCTATCTAGCATGCTGCCAAA GTATATTGCTGATCAGCTAATGTCTGGGAAACCAGTGGAACCCACAAGTTACGACATGGTGACCATTTTCTTCTCTGACATTGTGGGTTTCACCACAATGTGCTCCATTAGCTCGGCTCTGGAGGTGGTCACCCTCCTCAACGACCTCTATAGTCTTTTCGATGAGATCATTAAGCTGTATGATGTCTACAAG GTGGAGACTATAGGAGATGCATATATGGTGGCCAGTGGGCTGCCTATCAGTAACGGTACTCGTCACGCCGAGGAGATCTCTACTATGGCGCTccacttcctgtccgccatcaAAAGGTTCAAAATTAGGCATCTGCCTAATGAGAAATTGGCCCTACGGATTGGGATCAATTCTG GCCCAGTGGTTGCTGGAGTTGTGGGTAGTACAATGCCAAGGTACTGTTTATTTGGCGATACAGTGAACACAGCTTCTAGGATGGAGAGCAACAGTCTAC CACTGAGAATCCATGTCTCCCAGAGCACTGCTGATATTCTCTTTAAGATGGGAAATTTTGAACTGGAGGAGAGGGGCGATATTGAAATAAAG GGAAAGGGGACACAGAAAACTTTCTGGTTGTTGAGCAAATCTGGATTCAGTTTTCCACCCACTGGACAGGAGTGTAATGCAAGTCCTAAATCAGGAACAGAT TCTTGTCCTGTCATATCTAAACAGGAGAAAACCAAAGCAACCCCAATGAATGATGGAGAGAGAAGAGCAATCCAGCGGACCTCAGCCATGGCTAAGATGACAGAAATGCACACACTTACTGTTCCCGATATGTAG